The following is a genomic window from Bacteroidia bacterium.
CAGCGGCTCCGACCATATCCATGGGCAGAGCTACCGGTGTCCCCTGGAAATTTGCACCCGTGAGTGTCAGTCTCTCTTCCGGAAGAAAAATGGGATTGTCGCCGACACCGTTGAGCTCGATCTCCACCTGACGCCGGGCGTGCGCCACCGCGTCGTGCGCGGCACCGATAACTTGCGGTGTCGAGCGCATGGAATAGGCGTCCTGCACTTTCACTTTGAGCTTGCCCGTCTGTAAATCGCTGCCCTTGATGCAGCGGGCGATGGCGTGTGCACTGCGCACCGCACCCGGGAAACCACGCAGCTCGTGCAGACGCGTATCGTAGGGCTTGAGATTCGCGAGCAGCGCTTCGAGCGACATTGCCGCGGCGATTTCCGCCTGACGCAGCCAGCGGTCAATATCATAGAGATGAATGGCGCTCATGGCCGTAAGCAGATTGGATCCGTTGATTGTCGCCAGACCATCGCGCGCCTGCAAGCCGGGCACGGGAATGCCGGCCGCCTCCATTGCCCGGAGCGCGGGCATACGTTCGCCACGGTAGTACGCCTCCCCTTCGCCCATCATGAGCAGGGCTATTTGCGACATGGGCGCCAGATCGCCACAGGCGCCGACCGATCCCTTCTGACACACCACGGGCGTAACACCCTTGTTGAGAAGCTCGATAAGCGTCAGAGTGATTTCGGGTCTGCAACCCGAGTTTCCATGCGCATGCACATTGATGCGCGCGGCCATGGCTCCGCGCACGTACTCGATGGGTGCGGGATCGCCGATACCGGCGGAGTGATTGTAAATCAGGTACTTCTGGAATTCCTGCACCTGTTCGTCGGAGAGCACGACCTCGGAAAATTCTCCGATGCCGGTATTCACTCCGTACATGATTTCGTGCTGCGTTATTTTCTCCTCCAGCATGGCGCGACAGGTTTTGATGCGCTCCAGCGCCGCGGGATGCAAGGCAACGGACTCGTGATCACGCGCGATGCGCACGAGTGCTTCAATGGTCAAATTCGAACCGTCAAGAACAATGGACATGGTATCCTCCGATTTCACAGAGCGGGTAGTCCCGTAACATAGCTTTTTGTCGGGAAATGGAGAAACAGGCAGAGACGCAGGGGAGAGACGCAGGGGAGAGACGCAGGGGAGAGACGCAGGGGAATTTAACGCAGAGACGCAAAGGTGCAAAGACGCAGAGGAATTTAACGCAGAGACGCAAAGGTGCAAAGACGCAGAGGAATTTTTTGTGGGGATTTTTTATGGGGAGGCGTATTGCTGGATTCGTCGAGGCCCGAAACAAAGGGTCGGGAATTGGCGCTGGCGAATCCCAGGATGCACATACGTCGGCCCTGTCAATCTATCGCAAAGGCGTAGAAGTGGGGAATAAACGCAAAGGCGCAAAGACGCAGAGGAATTTTTTATGGGGAGGCCTAGTGCTGGATTCGTCGAGGCCGGGAGTGTGTCTCGGCCACCCACGTCTTGAGCGAGGTTTCGGCGGTTCCTCCTCCCTCTATTTTTCCTCTGCGCCTCTGCTACTCCTGAGCGTAGTCGAAGGGGCGTCTCTGCGTTAATCTCCCCTCTGCTCCTTTGCGATACGATCCCTCCCCTGTGACATTGCGATGAAAATGGAATCGTTCGTATCATGCAGCAGCATCACTTCATAACATCAAGGTGACACATGCGCAAGGTCATTCTCTACATCGCCATGAGTCTGGACGGATACATCGCACGCGAAGACGGCTCGATTGACTGGCTGCCCGCAGTGGACGAGGCCGGGGAGGATTACGGCTACGGCGAGTTCATCGCGGACATTGACACCGTACTGATGGGAAGAATCACCTACGAGCAGATTCTGACCTTCGGCGCGTATCCCTACGCGGGGATGCAGGGGATAGTGTTTTCGCGCTCGCGTGCAGGCGAAATCGGCGAACATGTGCGCTTCACCGACGAGAATCCGGGCGAGGTGCTCCACGCGCTCAGACTCGAAGAGGGCAAGGACATCTGGCTGGTCGGCGGTGGTGCTCTCATCTCCGCCTTCCTTGACGGCGGGCTGATAAACGAATATTGTATCTTCATCGTCCCCGTTCTTCTCGGCCGCGGGATCACGCTGTTTGACGGACCCTTCCCGGAGACCTCACTCACCCTCCGCGACACAAAACACTACTCGTCCGGCATGGTACGGCTGCGGTATGGTGCCGCGAGTGCATGAACGGTGAAAAGAAGAGTTAAACGTTAAAGGTTAAACGTTAAACGATATTGTGATAACGTAAAGAAAGTCGTAATCCGTAAATTGTGTCGTAAGTCGCAGATCGTAAATAGAAACTCCCGCTCCGATTCCAGAGCGGGAGTTTGTGTGATTTTGGCTTTTCGGAGCGCTTATTTCATCACGGTCATTTTCTTCTGAATGGTCTGGCCGCCGGCGCTGATCTGATAGATGTAGGTGCCGGAGGGGAGCTTCTCCGCGCTCATGGACACCTGATGTGCGCCCGCGGATTTCTGCTCGTCAACCAACAGGGCTACCTGCTCGCCGAGGGAGTTGAACACGCGCAGCGTGACATGCCCGGGCTCGGTGATCTGATAGCTGATCGTGGTGTAGGGATTGAAGGGATTGGGGTAGTTCTGATACAACGCTACCGTGGTCGGAGTGCTGCTGAAGAACACATCCACAACGGGCGAGAGGGACTGCGTGCCGTCGGTGTCAATCTGACGGAGGCGATATTTCACGCTGCCGACACTGCGATGCGTGCTGGTGACCTCATCGGAGTAATCGTACTGCTTGGGCTCGCTGGTGGTACCGCGGCCGGGCACGAAACCGAAGACTTCCCAGTTGCTTCCGCCGTCGAAGCTGCGCTGCAGTTCGAAACCGTGGTTGTTGGTCTCCATGGTGATGTTCCACTTGAGATCCACCTTGTCGCCGTTGAGTTGCGCCGCGAAGGTGCTGAGCTCGACCGGGAAGGCCTTGCGTGAGCGATACGCCGCGATGCCGTTGTTGGACATCAGCACGTACAGGATGATGTGCAGGCCGGGATTGTCGGGATCTTCGTCCGGAGTGTAGTACTGCAGTTTGTAGTCAACATCCGCGATGTAGTTTTCTTCACCGGAGTTGTTGTTGAGCGTCTTGTTGCCGAGCTGTGGTGTGGCGCCGAATACGATGAAGTCGTTACCCGGCGTGGAGATGTCGAGGACGCGCGCGGTGGTGTTGTTGTTCGGAATAGTCGGATCGATGCCCCCTGTGGGAGCGCCGTCCGCCAGCACCAGGAACTTGCGTCCGTACTGCGGCAGCTCGAAGTACTTCAACGGACCGGAGGAGCCGGTGATGTTTGTAGACAGCGAGCGGTTACCTGTTGCGTTCTGATTGTAGGTCTGCGGCCAGGCGCCGGTCGCGGTCTGCACATGTGTGGCCGCGGTGGTCAGACGGGGATTGGAGTCCATCCACACATCGTGCACGAGACTCAGGTCCGTTCCCGCGACACCGTGCGATGAGAGACCGGAGTTGGAATTCGAAAGGCGCACGGCCAGACGCAGCGGCAGCTTGCCGCCACCGGGCACGTCACGATTGGCACGCTGATTTTCCGGACGGGGATCGGCGAGAATGACGTTGACTTCGCGATTCCATTCGCTCTGCAGCGGGAAGGAGCCACCGGACACGTAAATGCGTACGCTGTCCACCTCGTATGGCGGATCGCCATTGGTCGGATAGAAAGTGGAGCGCATGCCGATGACATCGAATGCATCGCCCCAGCGGGTGTAGGTCTGTTCGCTGTTGCCCATGCTGCCTACCGCCGATGCACTGGGATTCAATGTGGCATACGCAAGCACCGGTGTGGCTTTGGGGTGCTCCCAACGCCAGACGCGGAAGGGCCCCTGACCAAGATACACGGGATCGCACTGGCCGCTGGGCAGCAAAATGCAGATACCCCAAATCGGCACCACGAGGTTACAGGCGTAAATACGGCCTTCATCGTCAAGGTCGATCTTGTAAATGCTGTATGTGTTTTGCGAAAATCCACGATTGAGGGGATTGAGCCCGATGAGAGTATCTGGTACAGGGAGTTCGCCACCGGCGCCCGCGTATTGCGCATCGGCGGAGCGGCCGACACTCATGGCCGGTTGACCAGTGTTAGCATTCCATACCCAGATACGCGGTGTCTGCCACCACAAGGTACCGGACACAGTGGTATGGGGATTCACGATATACACCACGTCGCGCCACTTGTCATAGGCGAGGCCGGTGAAGGAGCGCGCGGGAGTCATCCATGCGTTTGGGTGTGTGGGCTGATTTGCCGGGGGAAGGGTGTTGCGCCACAGTTCCTCCCAGTCGATGTTACCCTGGGCGGCCATGTTGCCTGGAAGCGTGCCCAGCAACAGCGCCAGCAGGCAACCTGTCGTCAGTAGAAATCTCTTCATGGAATTCTCTCCGTGATGATGATATAAGTGAAAATGAACATTCTTGATGTCGGTGAATTGCGAAATATCACTTTTTCAGCCGTTCATTCAACATACCGAAATGTGAAAGATCACGCAAGATTTCCGAACGGTGCACGCCGATTTGCATGTTTTTCTTGCGGTTTGCGCGCACATTACAGAAAGACACGTCACGGCGCGCTTTGTTACACTGTGTCCCCGAGCTGTCGCCAGGATAGAAGATCGAAGATTCGCGTGGCGGGGATAGAGGAGCCGTAGCTCTTCGGGCTCGGGATCGCTCCCCCAACTGCCGTCGGGGGGTACAGGAAGTGTCGTCAGCCAAAGGCTGCGCTTGGGAGCCCGGTGCTTGTCGCGAGTCGCCCTGCGGGCTCAGACATCGTTTAACGTTTCACGTTTAACGTTTAACTCCTCCTCTCACTTCATTACCGTCATTTTCCTCTCAACGCTCACGCCATTTGCGCTCAAACGGTACAGATAGACACCAGCGGGCAATCGCGACGCGTCCATGCCAATGCTGTGCGTCCCCGCCTTTCTGTACTCGTCGGTCAGAATGCCGACCCGCTCACCAAGCGTATTGAACACCTCGAGGGACACCCATGCGGGTTCCGCAATCGCATAGCTGATGGTGGTAGCCGGGTTGAACGGATTGGGGTAATTCTGGTACAGGGTGATTGTCGCAGGCAGCGCGTCATTGCGCACTTCGGCCACAGGTGAAAGCCAGTCGGAGCCGTCGTGATCAATCTGCCGCAGGCGGTACAGCACCCTGCGCAGGTGCCTGTGCGTCTCGCTCAGGGCATCGGTGTAGGTGTAGCGCGTTGGCTGCGTTGTCGTACCCTGACCAGGGACGAAGCCAAGCACCTCCCATTGCGCGCCACCGTCGAAGCTCCGCTGGATTTCAAAACCATGGTTGTTCAATTCCATGGCGACATCCCAGCGCAGTTCCACCACACCATCAATTCTTGTGGCCCGGAAACTGGTGAGTTCGATGGGAATGGGATCTATGCTCCGGCGCGAACGAAATGCCGCGATACCGTTATTCGACATGAGCACATAGAGGATCAAATAGGTACCCGGATCGTCCGGCGCTTCCTGTGCGGAGTAGAAACGGAAGCCATAGTCCACATCGCTGATATAGTTGCTCATCGCGTCCGTGATGTCGAGCCGTTTGTCGCCCAATCTCGGCGTCGCACCGAGGGCGAGGAAAGCGCTGCCGGGAGATGTGATATCCAGCACGCGCGCAGTGGTATTGTTGTTCGCGATGCTCGTATCCATACCACCTGTGGGAGTGCCGTCGGCAAGAACGAGGAATTTGCGCCCGTACTGCGGAAGCTCGAAATATTTGAGCGTGCCTGACGGGCCGGTGATATTGGTGCTGATGCTGCGATTCGCTACCACGGATTGCTGGTAGGTCTGCGGCCAGGGATTCGTCGGGTGCTGTACGTGCAATGCCACGGTCGTCAAACCGGGATTCGAGTCCATCCACACGTCATGCGTCAGTGATGTCGCCGTCGCCGCCACACCATGCGCCGCGAGGCCGGAGTTCGTGTTGGAGAGCTTGACGGCGAGGCGCAGATCGAGTTTGCCGCCGCCAGGCGTATCGCGGTCGGGCCGCTGTGCGGGCGGACGCGTGTCGGCCAGTATCACATTCACCTCGCGATTCCATTCGCTTTGCAGCGGGAAGGATCCTCCGGAGACGTACACCCGCACACTGTCCACTTCGTAGGGCGGATTCCCGTCCTGCGGATCGTACAGTGATCGCTTCCCGATCACATCGAAGGCGTCGCCCCAGCGTGTATAGGCCTGCTCGCTGCCCTGAATTGAACCGATAGCCGATGCGGTGCTGTTGAGCGTGGCGTAGGCGAGCATCGGCGTGGATGTCGGTGTATCCCAGCGCCAGACGCGGAATGGGCCCTGGTCCAGATAGGCCGGATCGCATTGCGCAGAAGGCAGCAATACGCATATCCCCCACAGCGGTGAGACGAGATTGCAGGCCCAGATACGACCTTCGTCGTCGAGATCGATTCTGAACAGTGAGTAGCGATTTCTGTCGAAACCGAAACGCTGGCCGCTCGCCGGCGCGAGCGTATCGAGCGGCACGGGCAGTTCGGCTCCCCCGCCGGCGTTTGACGGATGCGCGGAACGGCCCAGGTACTGCGAGGGCTGACCCGTTGCCGCGTCCCAGATATGGATGCGTGGTTGCGCATTGCCCTGCGCATCAACAGCGGGATTGACCACGTACACGACATCGCGCCATTTGTCGTAGGCGAGACCGGTGAAAGATGCTGTCGGTTGCATCCACCCTGTGTGATGCGCGGGGCTGGTGGGCGCAGTCGGGACGTTGATCCAGAGCAATTCCCAGTCAATGTTGCCCTGTGCGCGCAGCGATGCGCCCGAAAGCAACAACAGCGTG
Proteins encoded in this region:
- a CDS encoding aromatic amino acid ammonia-lyase, with amino-acid sequence MSIVLDGSNLTIEALVRIARDHESVALHPAALERIKTCRAMLEEKITQHEIMYGVNTGIGEFSEVVLSDEQVQEFQKYLIYNHSAGIGDPAPIEYVRGAMAARINVHAHGNSGCRPEITLTLIELLNKGVTPVVCQKGSVGACGDLAPMSQIALLMMGEGEAYYRGERMPALRAMEAAGIPVPGLQARDGLATINGSNLLTAMSAIHLYDIDRWLRQAEIAAAMSLEALLANLKPYDTRLHELRGFPGAVRSAHAIARCIKGSDLQTGKLKVKVQDAYSMRSTPQVIGAAHDAVAHARRQVEIELNGVGDNPIFLPEERLTLTGANFQGTPVALPMDMVGAAVTMVSVLSERRLNRLLNPALSVGLPSFLTKGAGMFSGMMLSQYTADSLIVEQRILSVPASIQSIPAAADQEDFVSMGMNTAIKNAQILDNACGVLGIEFMAAAQALDFRDFGNGIGVQKAREVVRRHIAHLDVDRPLYPDHTTMQAVVRSCEILEEVEKILEA
- a CDS encoding dihydrofolate reductase family protein, which codes for MRKVILYIAMSLDGYIAREDGSIDWLPAVDEAGEDYGYGEFIADIDTVLMGRITYEQILTFGAYPYAGMQGIVFSRSRAGEIGEHVRFTDENPGEVLHALRLEEGKDIWLVGGGALISAFLDGGLINEYCIFIVPVLLGRGITLFDGPFPETSLTLRDTKHYSSGMVRLRYGAASA
- a CDS encoding T9SS type A sorting domain-containing protein — its product is MKRFLLTTGCLLALLLGTLPGNMAAQGNIDWEELWRNTLPPANQPTHPNAWMTPARSFTGLAYDKWRDVVYIVNPHTTVSGTLWWQTPRIWVWNANTGQPAMSVGRSADAQYAGAGGELPVPDTLIGLNPLNRGFSQNTYSIYKIDLDDEGRIYACNLVVPIWGICILLPSGQCDPVYLGQGPFRVWRWEHPKATPVLAYATLNPSASAVGSMGNSEQTYTRWGDAFDVIGMRSTFYPTNGDPPYEVDSVRIYVSGGSFPLQSEWNREVNVILADPRPENQRANRDVPGGGKLPLRLAVRLSNSNSGLSSHGVAGTDLSLVHDVWMDSNPRLTTAATHVQTATGAWPQTYNQNATGNRSLSTNITGSSGPLKYFELPQYGRKFLVLADGAPTGGIDPTIPNNNTTARVLDISTPGNDFIVFGATPQLGNKTLNNNSGEENYIADVDYKLQYYTPDEDPDNPGLHIILYVLMSNNGIAAYRSRKAFPVELSTFAAQLNGDKVDLKWNITMETNNHGFELQRSFDGGSNWEVFGFVPGRGTTSEPKQYDYSDEVTSTHRSVGSVKYRLRQIDTDGTQSLSPVVDVFFSSTPTTVALYQNYPNPFNPYTTISYQITEPGHVTLRVFNSLGEQVALLVDEQKSAGAHQVSMSAEKLPSGTYIYQISAGGQTIQKKMTVMK
- a CDS encoding T9SS type A sorting domain-containing protein, producing MNKRYAFFACFVTLLLLSGASLRAQGNIDWELLWINVPTAPTSPAHHTGWMQPTASFTGLAYDKWRDVVYVVNPAVDAQGNAQPRIHIWDAATGQPSQYLGRSAHPSNAGGGAELPVPLDTLAPASGQRFGFDRNRYSLFRIDLDDEGRIWACNLVSPLWGICVLLPSAQCDPAYLDQGPFRVWRWDTPTSTPMLAYATLNSTASAIGSIQGSEQAYTRWGDAFDVIGKRSLYDPQDGNPPYEVDSVRVYVSGGSFPLQSEWNREVNVILADTRPPAQRPDRDTPGGGKLDLRLAVKLSNTNSGLAAHGVAATATSLTHDVWMDSNPGLTTVALHVQHPTNPWPQTYQQSVVANRSISTNITGPSGTLKYFELPQYGRKFLVLADGTPTGGMDTSIANNNTTARVLDITSPGSAFLALGATPRLGDKRLDITDAMSNYISDVDYGFRFYSAQEAPDDPGTYLILYVLMSNNGIAAFRSRRSIDPIPIELTSFRATRIDGVVELRWDVAMELNNHGFEIQRSFDGGAQWEVLGFVPGQGTTTQPTRYTYTDALSETHRHLRRVLYRLRQIDHDGSDWLSPVAEVRNDALPATITLYQNYPNPFNPATTISYAIAEPAWVSLEVFNTLGERVGILTDEYRKAGTHSIGMDASRLPAGVYLYRLSANGVSVERKMTVMK